A window of the Gossypium hirsutum isolate 1008001.06 chromosome A05, Gossypium_hirsutum_v2.1, whole genome shotgun sequence genome harbors these coding sequences:
- the LOC107959778 gene encoding ervatamin-B → MMENPSFTLLLVCVLCMSSVVQCKYNCPEKYDPHVMQERYQRWVARHGRKYKSKNEWTLRFGIYKSNSQFIDCVNSQNLSFKLTDNEFADMTNDEFRAMYLGYQSIRSPCESNSKGFAYDKYHNLPKSIDWRKKGAVAPIKNQGQCGSCWAFSAVAAIEGINQIKTGNLTSLSEQELIDCDTDSLDQGCNGGHMVQAYEFVINNGGITTEKDYPYTGRDDTCKRTQAKNHAVTISGYKRLPTNNETALQIAVSQQPVSVAIDAAGLEFQFYFGGVFNGDCGNELNHGVAIVGYGEVLNKKYWIVKNSWGTEWGEAGYVRLERGVSDKRGLCGIAMDTSYPVKK, encoded by the exons ATGATGGAGAATCCTAGTTTCACTCTTTTACTTGTCTGTGTCTTATGCATGTCCTCAGTGGTACAATGCAAATACAACTGCCCCGAAAAGTACGATCCCCATGTTATGCAAGAACGATACCAACGATGGGTGGCCCGACACGGCCGAAAGTACAAGAGCAAGAACGAATGGACATTGCGGTTCGGGATATACAAATCCAATTCTCAGTTCATTGATTGTGTCAATTCACAGAACCTATCATTCAAGTTGACCGATAACGAATTCGCAGACATGACAAATGATGAGTTCAGGGCTATGTACTTGGGTTACCAAAGCATAAGATCTCCATGTGAGAGCAACAGCAAAGGCTTCGCATATGACAAATATCACAATTTGCCAAAAAGTATAGATTGGAGAAAGAAAGGTGCCGTTGCTCCAATCAAGAATCAAGGCCAATGTG GGAGTTGTTGGGCATTCTCAGCAGTGGCAGCCATAGAAGGGATCAATCAAATTAAAACGGGGAACTTGACATCTCTTTCGGAACAAGAGCTCATCGATTGCGACACCGACTCTCTCGACCAAGGCTGCAACGGTGGACACATGGTCCAAGCGTACGAATTTGTTATAAACAACGGTGGAATCACCACTGAGAAAGACTACCCATACACGGGAAGAGATGACACCTGCAAGAGGACACAAGCTAAAAACCATGCAGTAACAATTAGTGGGTATAAGAGATTACCTACCAACAATGAGACAGCTCTGCAAATAGCAGTTTCTCAGCAACCTGTATCGGTCGCCATCGATGCAGCAGGGCTCGAATTTCAATTCTATTTCGGAGGTGTGTTCAATGGAGATTGTGGAAATGAACTCAACCATGGAGTTGCAATAGTTGGCTATGGAGAAGTTCTTAATAAAAAGTACTGGATAGTGAAGAATTCATGGGGTACTGAATGGGGTGAAGCTGGCTATGTAAGGTTGGAACGTGGAGTCTCTGATAAAAGGGGTCTCTGTGGTATTGCAATGGATACTAGTTACCCTGTTAAGAAGTGA
- the LOC121228986 gene encoding uncharacterized protein, translating into METNIMVGEEFKALESVDNYCGMDARELSLVPDLVLPLKFKIPEFERYNGTSCPEAHITMFCRRMTGHVNNDQLLIHLRPYNRYSTGPDHTPEYGEEAKRKLPAVCSEMERCRYTVDPFHLEPLQPPYPKWYDANAQCEYHAGITGHSIENCTSFKRCVERLIKAGVLKFDDTPGTGNPLASHTHKGVNAIIENVGRKVKLNIAEVRTPLKLVWNEMQKRGLVPQGLGDKIQDTRNYCEFHHEKDYEIQNYIEFRALSVEEGDVYSLGGESSEEGGRASRPMIIISKLRVSEVEARITPRVIIQKPTASPYKDSHRVPWNYNCSIAVSKKEGSINTPNIETEPAKRKLVMFRQEAERSEPLVNGPVMEKEAKEFLKFLKHSEYNVVEQLHQQLNRISVLALLLNSEVHRNALIKMLNETYVADDISVNKLDRLVNNISADNFISFSDDEIPQGGYTLPGVLVDNGSALNVLPWATLNRLPIDSSHMKTCQNIVRAFDGTERKVMGMIEVPLQIGPNTYEVDFLVMDIKPSYNCLLGRPWIHSVGAVPSSLHQKLKMVTEGWLITINVEEDIIASVTSDTPYIENDNEAVECSFRSLEFVNATFIAEGNRILIPRISRATKMSLQLTFGKGALPGRGLGSTFVEKLECQSWLASGIASVWDSGQMQAK; encoded by the exons ATGGAGACCAATATAATGGTTGGTGAAGAGTTCAAGGCGTTGGAAAGTGTTGATAATTACTGCGGAATGGATGCCAGAGAGTTGAGTCTAGTCCCAGATTTGGTATTACCTCTCAAGTTCAAAATACCAGAATTTGAAAGATACAACGGAACTAGTTGCCCTGAGGCTCACATCACGATGTTTTGTCGGAGAATGACGGGTCATGTCAATAATGATCAGTTGTTGATTCACT TAAGGCCATATAACAGATATAGCACCGGACCGGATCACACTccagaatatggagaagaagccAAGCGAAAGCTTCCGGCAGTATGCTCAGAGATGGAGAGATGTCGCTACACAG TGGATCCTTTCCACTTAGAGCCATTGCAGCCCCCATACCCTAAGTGGTACGATGCAAATGCTCAATGCGAATACCACGCAGGGATTacggggcactcgatagaaaattgtacctCGTTTAAAAGGTGCGTGGAAAGGCTTATCAAAGCAGGTGTTCTAAAATTTGATGATACACCTGGTACAGGAAATCCGTTGGCCAGTCATACTCataaaggggtaaacgcgatAATTGAGAATGTGGGGAGAAAAGTCAAGCTGAATATCGCGGAGGTGAGAACCCCATTGAAGCTAGTTTGGAATGAAATGCAGAAGAGAGGTTTAGTCCCGCAAGGGTTGGGAGATAAAATCCAAGATACacggaactactgtgagttccatcatgagAAAGATTACGAGATCCAGAATTATATTGAGTTCAGAGCCCTA TCTGTCGAAGAGGGTGATGTATACTCGCTAGGAGGAGAGTCGAGTGAAGAAGGCGGCAGAGCCAGCCGTCCAATGATAATTATTTCGAAGCTTAGAGTTAGTGAAGTAGAAGCAAGAATTACACCAAGAGTTATAATCCAGAAGCCAACAGCTTCCCCTTATAAAGATAGCCATAGGGTGCCTTGGAATTATAACTGTAGTATAGCAGTTTCAAAGAAGGAGGGTTCGATTAACACGCCAAACATAGAAACCGAACCAGCAAAAAGGAAACTCGTCATGTTTAGGCAAGAAGCAGAGAGATCAGAACCACTAGTTAATGGGCCAGTAATGGAAAAGGAAGCCAAGGAGTTCTTGAAGTTCCTAAAACACAGCGAGTATAATGTTGTGGAACAACTACACCAACAACTGAATCGCATATCGGTATTGGCTCTGCTGTTAAATTCGGAGGTCCACCGCAACGCATTGATAAAAATGTTGAACGAAACCTATGTTGCGGATGACATTTCAGTTAACAAATTGGATCGTCTCGTCAACAACATAAGCGCTGACAATTTCATCTCCTTCAGCGATGATGAGATACCACAGGGG GGGTATACGCTACCCGGAGTACTAGTTGATAATGGGTCCGCATTGAACGTGTTGCCGTGGGCTACATTAAACCGTTTACCTATAGACAGTTCTCATATGAAGACGTGTCAGAACATagtaagagcatttgatggcacagaAAGGAAAGTAATGGGAATGATAGAAGTACCTCTTCAAATTGGCCCAAACACGTATGAGGTAGATTTCCTCGTGatggatattaagccttcctATAACTGTCTAttaggaagaccttggattcattcagtTGGGGCAGTGCCATCCTCGCTGCACCAGAAGCTAAAGATGGTTACTGAGGGTTGGCTAATAACAATAAATGTGGAGGAGGACATTATTGCATCAGTTACCAGTGATACACCCTACATAGAGAATGACAACGAAGCAGTTGAATGTTCATTTCGATCATTAGAGTTTGTAAATGCAACGTTTATAGCTGAAGGAAACAGGATTCTGATACCTAGGATATCAAGGGCTACGAAAATGAGCCTGCAGTTGACATTTGGGAAAGGCGCGTTACCTGGCAGAGGACTCGGAAGCACCTTCGTGGAAAAGTTAGAGTGCCAGTCCTGGTTGGCAAGTGGGATCGCTTCGGTTTGGGATTCAGGCCAGATGCAAGCCAAGTGA